In Mangifera indica cultivar Alphonso chromosome 1, CATAS_Mindica_2.1, whole genome shotgun sequence, a single genomic region encodes these proteins:
- the LOC123213194 gene encoding dynein light chain LC6, flagellar outer arm-like, protein MLEGKAVVREADMPEILQNHVMELAYHALDLHEVSDCQSIAHYIKQNFDEAYGPAWHCVVGTDFGSCITHLCGSFIFFRVEMMEFLVFKDGKDLAESKDEAIGVLQKSKKNNP, encoded by the exons ATGCTGGAAGGAAAAGCTGTGGTGCGAGAGGCAGACATGCCAGAGATTCTGCAGAACCATGTGATGGAGTTAGCATACCACGCCCTTGATCTCCATGAGGTTTCTGATTGTCAATCCATTGCTCATTACATAAAACAG AACTTTGATGAAGCTTATGGACCAGCATGGCATTGTGTGGTGGGAACAGACTTTGGATCCTGCATTACACATCTATGTGggagtttcattttcttccgcGTGGAGATGATGGAGTTTCTCGTTTTCAAGGATGGCAAGGACTTGGCTGAAAGTAAAGATGAAGCTATTGGAGTGCTGCAAAAATCCAAGAAAAATAATCCATAG
- the LOC123204001 gene encoding uncharacterized protein LOC123204001, with protein MKRNKSNQGRMNCINFKPKPYLHSDVIFQILVRVPENLAPYKNVCKLWKNIIESSAFLEARSKYWESNITISVVKYPGNIKTFKVDVFDPQEAIADFVYFLAKETKFLSIKGIVNDIEMLIAWILRNTYRYSEDIAKEERNSIDIVDFEVHLLDPEDAFIAFFFLVKEQTHFLKSRNVDANVKNLACLVRKSIEKAVAGLV; from the exons ATGAAGAGGAACAAGAGCAATCAAGGGAGAATGAACTGCATCAACTTTAAGCCAAAGCCATATCTTCACAGTGACGTAATATTTCAAATACTGGTCAGAGTTCCTGAAAATCTTGCTCCTTATAAGAATGTCTGtaaactttggaaaaacataattgaaagTTCTGCATTCTTGGAAGCTCGCTCCAAGTACTGGGAATCCAATATAACAATTTCCG TAGTCAAGTATCCTGGCAATATCAAGACCTTTAAGGTGGATGTGTTTGATCCACAAGAGGCTATTGCAGATTTTGTGTACTTTCTGGCAAAAGAAACAAAGTTTTTAAGTATTAAAGGTATTGTCAATGATATTGAAATGCTCATTGCTTGGATTCTGAGAAACACATATAGATACTCTGAAGACATTGCCAAAG AAGAAAGGAATTCCATAGACATAGTGGACTTTGAGGTGCATCTACTTGACCCAGAAGATGCTTTTATTGCATTCTTTTTCTTGGTAAAAGAACAAACTCATTTTCTCAAGAGTAGAAATGTTGATGCCAATGTTAAAAATCTTGCATGTCTGGTGAGAAAATCAATAGAAAAG GCTGTAGCAGGCTTAGTATGA
- the LOC123223255 gene encoding putative receptor protein kinase ZmPK1 has product MAVERETDFLVSSKGTFSGGFYAVGTNAYCFAIWFTNSVNKTVVWMANRDKPVNGRRSRITLHGNGNLVLTDEDGSVVWSTNTLTNAGVKAQLLETGNLVLVNEAKRIIWESFEFPTDTLLPSQPLTKNTTLVSMRSRGTYLSGVYNLKFDNNNVLNLIFNGPLLSSVYWPNPALTVFASGRTPYNSTRRAILHDSGYFESSDNFVFKASDYGVGPKRRLTLDYDGILRLYSLDDSTGLWEISWMLVDIYKCYVHGLCGENGICIYNLQPTCICPDGFTRNDPSDWSKGCSPKFNMTCDSTKLDFVQLYNTDFYGYDLVTYGSGISFEECRNRCLSDCKCKGFGYTTDGQGNCYPKGTLLNGYSVPSKALNMHIKIPKGTIVSSSELSKVGTNDLNCSNEDLVLGGNDAGEGKSSKNSYIRYMIAFVSAFGVIEIICISLAWRYIFRKQVREELANMGYIVLAMGFKRFTYAELKRATKNFKEEIGTGGFGTVYKGVLDDERVIAVKRLGGVLQGDAEFWAEVSIIGKINHKNLVKLWGFCAENEDKLLVYEYVENGSLDKILFTDSASKLDWNQRYNIAVGTAKGLSYLHEECLEWVLHCDVKPQNILLDDHLEPKVADFGLSKLFKDQHDTGFSKVRGTRGYLAPEWMMNQNIDAKADVYSYGIVLLELLTGRTAFGHDNNNLLIQWATKQHMTQEGLRKMIDPRLKNESYEEKIDRMIQVVLLCVAEDRHSRPPMSKVVEVLTTYDE; this is encoded by the coding sequence ATGGCAGTTGAAAGAGAGACTGATTTCCTGGTTTCATCAAAGGGGACATTCTCCGGTGGATTTTACGCGGTTGGCACTAACGCATATTGTTTTGCAATCTGGTTCACTAACTCTGTTAACAAGACAGTTGTTTGGATGGCCAACAGAGACAAGCCTGTTAATGGAAGGCGTTCCAGGATAACCCTTCATGGAAATGGGAATCTAGTTTTGACTGATGAAGATGGTTCAGTGGTATGGTCAACCAACACATTAACAAACGCAGGTGTCAAAGCTCAGTTGCTCGAAACAGGAAATTTGGTACTGGTCAACGAAGCCAAGAGGATCATCTGGGAAAGTTTTGAATTCCCTACAGACACACTCCTTCCATCTCAGCCACTTACAAAGAACACAACCTTGGTTTCTATGAGAAGTCGAGGTACATATTTATCAGgagtttataatttgaaattcgaTAATAATAATGTCTTGAATCTCATCTTCAATGGTCCTCTGCTGTCAAGTGTCTACTGGCCAAATCCCGCGTTGACAGTATTTGCTAGTGGCAGAACACCTTATAATAGCACCAGAAGAGCAATTCTACATGATTCCGGATATTTTGAATCAAGtgataattttgtattcaaAGCATCTGATTATGGAGTCGGTCCAAAGAGGCGCTTAACATTAGATTATGACGGAATTTTGAGATTGTACAGTTTAGATGATTCAACCGGGCTATGGGAAATCTCATGGATGCTTGTTGACATTTATAAATGCTATGTTCATGGGTTGTGTGGTGAAAATGGTATATGCATTTACAACCTGCAGCCAACTTGCATTTGCCCTGATGGTTTCACCAGAAATGATCCTTCAGACTGGTCCAAGGGTTGCTCTCCTAAGTTTAATATGACTTGTGATTCAACTAAATTGGATTTCGTGCAGCTTTATAACACAGACTTCTATGGATATGACTTGGTTACCTATGGTAGTGGCATTTCTTTTGAAGAATGCAGGAATAGATGTCTAAGTGATTGCAAATGCAAGGGGTTTGGATATACCACAGATGGACAAGGCAACTGTTATCCTAAAGGCACTCTCTTGAATGGCTATAGTGTACCGAGTAAAGCTCTCAATATGCATATAAAGATTCCCAAAGGAACAATAGTATCTTCTTCGGAGCTGAGTAAGGTGGGGACGAATGACCTCAATTGTTCAAATGAAGACCTTGTTCTTGGAGGTAATGATGCTGGGGAAGGTAAAAGCAGTAAGAACTCATACATCAGATATATGATAGCCTTCGTCAGTGCTTTTGGAGTCATTGAAATAATTTGCATCAGTTTGGCATGGCGGTATATCTTCAGGAAGCAGGTTCGTGAGGAATTGGCCAATATGGGATACATTGTGTTAGCCATGGGCTTCAAACGTTTCACTTATGCGGAACTGAAGAGGGCAACAAAGAACTTCAAAGAAGAGATAGGTACAGGGGGCTTCGGGACTGTTTATAAAGGAGTTTTGGATGATGAAAGAGTCATCGCAGTGAAGAGACTGGGAGGTGTTTTGCAAGGAGATGCTGAATTCTGGGCAGAGGTGAGCATCATAGGGAAGATCAATCACAAGAATCTGGTGAAACTATGGGGATTTTGTGCTGAGAATGAGGACAAGTTGTTGGTTTATGAGTATGTAGAAAATGGTTCACTGGATAAAATCTTGTTCACTGATTCAGCCAGCAAATTAGACTGGAACCAAAGATACAACATTGCAGTAGGAACCGCAAAGGGTTTGTCATATCTGCATGAAGAATGCCTAGAATGGGTACTGCACTGTGATGTGAAGCCTCAAAACATACTACTAGATGATCATCTCGAACCTAAAGTGGCCGACTTTGGTCTGTCAAAGCTGTTCAAAGACCAACACGATACAGGGTTCTCCAAGGTTCGAGGCACAAGAGGATACTTGGCTCCAGAGTGGATGATGAACCAAAATATTGATGCAAAAGCAGATGTATACAGCTATGGCATTGTCCTTTTGGAGCTCTTGACTGGAAGGACTGCATTTGGTCACGACAACAACAATCTTTTGATACAATGGGCTACTAAACAACATATGACACAAGAAGGGCTAAGGAAAATGATTGATCCCAGATTGAAAAACGAATCTTATGAGGAGAAGATTGATAGAATGATACAAGTTGTTCTGCTGTGTGTTGCAGAAGATCGCCATTCGAGGCCTCCAATGAGCAAAGTTGTAGAAGTCCTGACTACATATGATGAATGA
- the LOC123213185 gene encoding protein MIZU-KUSSEI 1 yields the protein MTKIDALRRFFLPCLFPTTTASDATQTTPLKKRLSTSLRDDLDEPSTTTNTNQDDQNQNQDQDQESNSPEDSVTSRPSKSMVIGTIFGQRRGHVWFCVQHQRQSTKPSLLLELSIPTHQLVQEMRCGLVRIALECARPELCSCPLRSVPVWIMYCNGRKVGFAIRRKASGQNRLMLKTMESMTVGAGVIPAGFGPSGSEAEEVMYMRANYEHVIGSADSESFHLINPDEYPGQEFSVFLLRSR from the coding sequence ATGACTAAGATCGATGCTCTCCGTCGATTCTTCCTCCCTTGTCTCTTCCCCACTACCACCGCTTCCGATGCCACGCAAACAACCCCTCTCAAGAAACGACTCAGCACCTCCTTGAGAGACGACCTCGACGaaccttccaccaccaccaatACCAATCAAGATGATCAAAACCAAAACCAGGATCAAGATCAAGAATCAAACTCCCCCGAAGATAGCGTCACCTCTCGCCCCTCCAAGTCCATGGTCATCGGTACCATCTTCGGTCAACGACGCGGCCACGTCTGGTTCTGCGTTCAACACCAACGTCAATCTACAAAACCCTCTCTTCTTCTTGAACTCTCCATCCCCACTCACCAACTCGTCCAAGAAATGCGTTGCGGACTAGTGCGTATCGCTCTTGAGTGCGCCCGACCCGAACTCTGTTCTTGCCCGCTGAGATCCGTACCCGTTTGGATAATGTACTGTAATGGGCGGAAGGTGGGTTTTGCAATTCGGAGAAAAGCCAGCGGGCAGAACCGTTTGATGTTAAAGACGATGGAGTCGATGACAGTCGGTGCAGGTGTCATTCCAGCCGGGTTCGGACCTTCGGGTTCGGAAGCGGAGGAGGTCATGTACATGAGGGCGAATTATGAGCACGTGATCGGAAGTGCTGACTCGGAGTCGTTTCATTTGATTAACCCAGATGAGTACCCGGGTCAAGAGTTCAGTGTGTTCTTGCTTAGATCGAGGTGA
- the LOC123192161 gene encoding putative receptor protein kinase ZmPK1, whose translation MLVDIYKCYVHGLCGENGICIYNLQPTCICPDGFTRNDPSDWSKGCSPKFNMTCDSTKLDFVQLYNTDFYGYDLVTYGSGISFEECRNRCLSDCKCKGFGYTTDGQGNCYPKGTLLNGYSVPSKALNMHIKIPRGTIVSSSELSKVGTHDLNCSNEDLVLGGNDAGEGKSSKNSYIRYMIAFVSAFGVIEIICISLAWWYIFRKQFHEELANMGYIVLAMGFKRFTYAELKRATKNFKEEIGTGGFGTVYKGVLDDERVIAVKRLGGVLQGDAEFWAEVSIIGKINHKNLVKLWGFCAENEDKLLVYEYVENGSLDKILFTDSASKLDWNQRYNIAVGTAKGLSYLHEECLEWVLHCDVKPQNILLDDHLEPKVADFGLSKLFKDQHDTGFSKVRGTRGYLAPEWMMNQNIDAKADVYSYGIVLLELLTGRTAFGHDNNNLSIQWATKQHMTQEGLRKMIDLRLINESYEKKIDRMIQVALLCVAEDRHSRPPMSKVVEVLTTYDE comes from the coding sequence ATGCTTGTTGACATTTATAAATGCTATGTTCATGGGTTGTGTGGTGAAAATGGTATATGCATTTACAACCTGCAGCCAACTTGCATTTGCCCTGATGGTTTCACCAGAAATGATCCTTCAGACTGGTCCAAGGGTTGCTCTCCTAAGTTTAATATGACTTGTGATTCAACTAAATTGGATTTCGTGCAGCTTTATAACACAGACTTCTATGGATATGACTTGGTTACCTATGGTAGTGGCATTTCTTTTGAAGAATGCAGGAATAGATGTCTAAGTGATTGCAAATGCAAGGGGTTTGGATATACCACAGATGGACAAGGCAACTGTTATCCGAAAGGCACTCTCTTGAATGGCTATAGTGTACCGAGTAAAGCTCTCAATATGCATATAAAGATTCCCAGAGGAACAATAGTATCTTCTTCGGAGCTGAGTAAGGTGGGGACGCATGACCTCAATTGTTCAAATGAAGACCTTGTTCTTGGAGGTAATGATGCTGGGGAAGGTAAAAGCAGTAAGAACTCATACATCAGATATATGATAGCCTTCGTCAGTGCTTTTGGAGTCATTGAAATAATTTGCATCAGTTTGGCGTGGTGGTATATCTTCAGGAAGCAGTTTCATGAGGAATTGGCCAATATGGGATACATAGTGTTAGCCATGGGCTTCAAGCGTTTCACTTATGCGGAACTGAAGAGGGCAACAAAGAACTTCAAAGAAGAGATAGGTACAGGGGGCTTCGGGACAGTTTATAAAGGAGTTTTGGATGATGAAAGAGTCATCGCAGTGAAGAGACTGGGAGGTGTTTTGCAAGGAGATGCCGAATTCTGGGCAGAGGTGAGCATCATAGGGAAGATCAATCACAAGAATCTGGTGAAACTATGGGGATTTTGTGCTGAGAATGAGGACAAGTTGTTGGTTTATGAGTATGTAGAAAATGGTTCACTGGATAAAATCTTGTTCACTGATTCAGCCAGCAAATTAGACTGGAACCAAAGGTACAACATTGCGGTAGGAACCGCAAAGGGTTTGTCATATCTGCATGAAGAATGCCTAGAATGGGTACTGCACTGTGATGTGAAGCCTCAAAACATACTACTAGATGATCATCTCGAACCTAAAGTGGCCGACTTTGGTCTGTCAAAACTGTTCAAAGACCAACACGATACAGGGTTCTCCAAGGTTCGAGGCACAAGAGGATACTTGGCTCCAGAATGGATGATGAACCAAAATATTGATGCAAAAGCGGATGTGTACAGCTATGGCATTGTCCTTTTGGAGCTCTTGACTGGAAGGACTGCATTTGGTCACGACAACAACAATCTTTCGATACAGTGGGCTACTAAACAACATATGACACAAGAAGGGCTAAGGAAAATGATTGATCTCAGATTGATAAACGAATCGTATGAGAAGAAGATTGATAGAATGATACAAGTTGCTCTGCTGTGTGTTGCAGAAGATCGTCATTCCAGGCCTCCAATGAGCAAAGTTGTGGAAGTCCTGACTACATATGATGAATGA
- the LOC123229460 gene encoding protein RETICULATA, chloroplastic, with product MAGCVSGFGLAHAVNVRNEVVLGKMWNQSLIFDVGRFRNSVKDVAFPIFRGKNSSRNVYVKTKRRFLVMSNMSQSSAEPQSGVATTIVTKEGDDGGKGRDVKALETNHESKTDNGGNGGDMSDGSGGNGKFNNGRGGGGGGDDNEENDQEEKEFGPIMKFDEVMKEVEARGASLPSDMFEAAKNVGIRKMLLLRYLDLQSSSWPLGFLVKSWAMLRNRMLADPSFLFKIGTEIVIDSCCATFAEVQKRGKDFWAEFELYVADLLVGVVVNVALVGMLAPYVRIGQPSVSKGLLGRLQQAYGALPSSVFEAERPGCRFSINQRIGTYFFKGVMYGTVGFACGIIGQGIANLIMNAKRSFNKSEDDIPVPPLLKSAALWGVFLGVSSNTRYQIINGLERLVEASPMAKQIPAVAMAFTVGVRLANNVYGGMEFVDWARWSGVQ from the exons ATGGCTGGTTGTGTATCGGGTTTTGGATTAGCACATGCTGTGAATGTCAGAAATGAGGTCGTGTTGGGGAAGATGTGGaatcaaagtttgatttttgatGTTGGTAGATTCAGAAATTCAGTAAAAGATGTGGCTTTTCCAATATTTCGTGGAAAGAACAGCAGCAGAAATGTTTATGTGAAGACAAAAAGGAGGTTTCTTGTCATGAGCAATATGTCACAGTCATCTGCTGAGCCACAGTCTGGTGTGGCAACAACTATAGTGACAAAAGAGGGAGATGATGGTGGAAAAGGAAGAGATGTTAAAGCTTTGGAGACAAACCATGAATCAAAAACTGATAATGGTGGTAATGGGGGGGACATGTCTGATGGTAGTGGAGGAAATGGGAAATTTAACAATGGtagaggtggtggcggtggcggCGATGACAATGAAGAAAATgatcaagaagaaaaagagtttggaccaattatgaaatttgatgaGGTAATGAAGGAGGTGGAGGCTCGAGGAGCTAGTCTTCCTTCAGATATGTTTGAGGCTGCTAAGAATGTGGGGATTCGCAAAATGTTGCTACTTAGATATCTGGACTTGCAG AGTTCAAGCTGGCCTTTAGGATTTTTGGTGAAGTCGTGGGCCATGCTACGAAACCGAATGTTGGCTGATCCATCTTTCCTCTTCAAGATTGGAACCGAG ATTGTCATTGATTCTTGTTGTGCTACGTTCGCGGAAGTCCAAAAGAGGGGTAAAGACTTCTGGGCAGAATTTGAGTTGTATGTCGCAGATCTTTTGGTGGGGGTGGTGGTTAATGTTGCTTTGGTTGGTATGTTGGCACCTTATGTGCGTATTGGGCAACCATCTGTTTCCAAAGGGCTCCTTGGACGCTTGCAACAGGCATATGGAGCTCTTCCTAGCAG TGTATTTGAAGCAGAAAGGCCAGGATGTAGATTTTCTATAAATCAAAGAATTGGTACATACTTTTTTAAG GGTGTCATGTATGGAACAGTTGGATTTGCATGTGGTATTATAGGCCAAGGGATTGCAAATTTAATAATGAATGCTAAGAG GAGCTTCAATAAATCAGAAGATGATATACCTGTTCCACCTCTATTGAAGAGTGCAGCTCTCTGGG GTGTTTTTCTTGGAGTTTCATCTAATACCCGCTATCAGATCATCAATGGACTAGAGCGCTTGGTTGAAGCATCACCCATGGCAAAGCAGATTCCAGCAGTTGCAATGGCTTTTACTGTCGGTGTGAGACTTGCCAACAATGTCTACGGAGGCATGGAGTTTGTTGACTGGGCTAGATGGAGCGGTGTGCAGTGA
- the LOC123229978 gene encoding mitochondrial substrate carrier family protein B-like isoform X1, whose protein sequence is MRAETTQRSKPQRNPKPPAALLLGFCFFLDTSFFFKLSAIVKTHDMEARVGGVVVDGGQRAFNTAHGTVVDVSARKFLQPSQQQNQSHQSLNAPQRPFNHQKSQIGAVQQLLAGGIAGAFSKTCTAPLARLTILFQVQGMHSDVATLSKTSIWREASRIVNEEGFRAFWKGNLVTIAHRLPYSSVSFYAYERYKNLLQSVMGLENHNISTSAGSCVHFVGGGLAGITAASATYPLDLVRTRLAAQRQTMYYKGIWHSFNTICREEGFLGLYKGLGVTLLVVGPSIAISFSVYESLRSFWQSQRPNDSNVMVSLACGSLSGIASSTATFPLDLVRRRMQLEGAGGRARVYNTGLFGTLGHIVRSEGLRGLYRGILPEYSKVVPGVGIAFMTYETLKMLLSSISTTN, encoded by the exons ATGCGTGCAGAAACAACACAACGCAGTAAACCACAAAGAAACCCTAAGCCACCAGCAGCTCTTcttctagggttttgttttttcCTCGATACATCTTTCTTCTTCAAACTCTCCGCCATTGTCAAAACCCAT gACATGGAAGCCAGAGTTGGTGGCGTGGTTGTTGATGGAGGTCAAAGAGCTTTCAACACTGCTCACGGTACGGTTGTCGACGTCAGTGCCAGAAAATTCTTACAACCGTCGCAGCAACAAAATCAGTCTCACCAGAGCCTTAACGCTCCTCAACGGCCATTTAACCACCAGAAATCGCAGATTGGAGCCGTACAGCAACTTCTTGCCGGTGGTATAGCTGGTGCTTTTAGCAAGACCTGTACTGCCCCTCTCGCACGGCTTACTATTTTATTTCAG GTGCAAGGTATGCACTCTGATGTTGCAACATTGAGCAAGACTAGTATATGGCGTGAGGCTTCTCGTATTGTTAATGAAGAAGGGTTCAGAGCATTTTGGAAGGGAAATCTGGTTACCATTGCGCACCGACTTCCTTACTCTTCTGTCAGTTTCTATGCTTATGAGCGTTACAAAAAT TTGTTGCAGTCGGTTATGGGCTTagaaaatcataatataagTACAAGTGCTGGATCTTGTGTGCACTTTGTAGGTGGTGGGTTAGCAGGAATTACTGCTGCATCTGCTACGTATCCACTGGATCTTGTAAGGACACGCCTTGCAGCACAG AGACAAACGATGTACTACAAAGGTATTTGGCATTCATTTAATACCATTTGCAGAGAAGAAGGATTTTTGGGCTTGTATAAGGGACTCGGAGTGACTCTATTG GTTGTTGGACCTAGCATAGCAATAAGTTTTTCTGTTTATGAGTCTCTCAGATCTTTCTGGCAGTCTCAAAG GCCCAATGATTCTAATGTCATGGTCAGTCTTGCTTGTGGTAGTCTTTCAGGCATTGCATCATCGACAG CAACATTTCCTCTTGATCTTGTGAGAAGAAGGATGCAGTTGGAAGGGGCTGGTGGCCGAGCTCGTGTCTATAACACTGGGTTGTTTGGGACATTAGGTCACATAGTCAGATCTGAAGGCTTGCGAGGCTTGTATAGAGGAATTTTGCCAGAATACTCTAAGGTGGTTCCAGGTGTTGGCATAGCTTTCATGACGTATGAGACATTGAAAATGCTTCTATCAAGCATCTCCACCACTAATTGA
- the LOC123229978 gene encoding mitochondrial substrate carrier family protein B-like isoform X2 produces MEARVGGVVVDGGQRAFNTAHGTVVDVSARKFLQPSQQQNQSHQSLNAPQRPFNHQKSQIGAVQQLLAGGIAGAFSKTCTAPLARLTILFQVQGMHSDVATLSKTSIWREASRIVNEEGFRAFWKGNLVTIAHRLPYSSVSFYAYERYKNLLQSVMGLENHNISTSAGSCVHFVGGGLAGITAASATYPLDLVRTRLAAQRQTMYYKGIWHSFNTICREEGFLGLYKGLGVTLLVVGPSIAISFSVYESLRSFWQSQRPNDSNVMVSLACGSLSGIASSTATFPLDLVRRRMQLEGAGGRARVYNTGLFGTLGHIVRSEGLRGLYRGILPEYSKVVPGVGIAFMTYETLKMLLSSISTTN; encoded by the exons ATGGAAGCCAGAGTTGGTGGCGTGGTTGTTGATGGAGGTCAAAGAGCTTTCAACACTGCTCACGGTACGGTTGTCGACGTCAGTGCCAGAAAATTCTTACAACCGTCGCAGCAACAAAATCAGTCTCACCAGAGCCTTAACGCTCCTCAACGGCCATTTAACCACCAGAAATCGCAGATTGGAGCCGTACAGCAACTTCTTGCCGGTGGTATAGCTGGTGCTTTTAGCAAGACCTGTACTGCCCCTCTCGCACGGCTTACTATTTTATTTCAG GTGCAAGGTATGCACTCTGATGTTGCAACATTGAGCAAGACTAGTATATGGCGTGAGGCTTCTCGTATTGTTAATGAAGAAGGGTTCAGAGCATTTTGGAAGGGAAATCTGGTTACCATTGCGCACCGACTTCCTTACTCTTCTGTCAGTTTCTATGCTTATGAGCGTTACAAAAAT TTGTTGCAGTCGGTTATGGGCTTagaaaatcataatataagTACAAGTGCTGGATCTTGTGTGCACTTTGTAGGTGGTGGGTTAGCAGGAATTACTGCTGCATCTGCTACGTATCCACTGGATCTTGTAAGGACACGCCTTGCAGCACAG AGACAAACGATGTACTACAAAGGTATTTGGCATTCATTTAATACCATTTGCAGAGAAGAAGGATTTTTGGGCTTGTATAAGGGACTCGGAGTGACTCTATTG GTTGTTGGACCTAGCATAGCAATAAGTTTTTCTGTTTATGAGTCTCTCAGATCTTTCTGGCAGTCTCAAAG GCCCAATGATTCTAATGTCATGGTCAGTCTTGCTTGTGGTAGTCTTTCAGGCATTGCATCATCGACAG CAACATTTCCTCTTGATCTTGTGAGAAGAAGGATGCAGTTGGAAGGGGCTGGTGGCCGAGCTCGTGTCTATAACACTGGGTTGTTTGGGACATTAGGTCACATAGTCAGATCTGAAGGCTTGCGAGGCTTGTATAGAGGAATTTTGCCAGAATACTCTAAGGTGGTTCCAGGTGTTGGCATAGCTTTCATGACGTATGAGACATTGAAAATGCTTCTATCAAGCATCTCCACCACTAATTGA